From a single Gimesia fumaroli genomic region:
- a CDS encoding sensor histidine kinase: protein MRQLSIRWRLTLWYAFALAVMLCVFSLVLCLLVWSQVLARTDTGLREELQEIGLEIALADSASVFASQASARFSQHDFYEFIVTDESGRVIFNSTGLKEPVVTLSHPITPLPEEILETRELNGLGPYRIVSTTLSGSFGTLNVQVMTSLIPLYNDLHTLHWAVAFLLPVAVLLAIASGQFLARRALRQVQQIVDSTNAINITCLDHRINVSNPDDEIGKLSVALNSLISRLERAVNEIRRFTADASHEIRTPIAALRLEAESVLRSSRTPEEYAQTLAVVVEETTRLGKLADQLLNLSRHDAGIVPCNHDPVQLDALLLDVVDQLRPFADDRGVTLNCEVEAACEVLGDDISLSQVFFNILDNAIKYTHCDGQVTARLNVSGQMAVIEIQDSGIGISADDLPHLFDRFFQVDPSRQYSGGGAGLGLSIAKAAVLMHEGTIEIQSQPEQGTTVMVRLRLYTNADEPSPTPTDQIMV, encoded by the coding sequence ATGAGACAGCTTTCGATTCGCTGGCGGTTAACACTCTGGTACGCATTCGCGCTGGCAGTGATGTTATGCGTGTTCTCTCTGGTACTCTGCCTGTTGGTCTGGTCTCAGGTGCTGGCACGTACGGATACCGGCTTGCGTGAAGAACTGCAGGAAATTGGTTTGGAAATCGCGCTCGCCGACAGTGCCTCTGTTTTCGCGTCGCAAGCCTCTGCTCGATTTTCCCAGCATGATTTTTATGAATTTATAGTCACCGATGAATCGGGGCGCGTCATTTTTAACAGTACAGGGCTGAAGGAACCTGTGGTCACTTTGTCTCACCCGATCACACCGCTACCAGAAGAAATACTGGAAACGCGGGAACTCAATGGCCTGGGCCCGTATCGCATTGTGAGCACAACTTTGTCTGGCTCGTTCGGCACCTTGAACGTGCAGGTGATGACCTCTCTCATTCCGCTGTATAATGATCTCCACACCCTGCATTGGGCGGTCGCTTTCCTGCTACCGGTGGCGGTTCTGCTGGCGATTGCCAGCGGTCAGTTTCTGGCGAGACGCGCACTCCGGCAGGTCCAGCAGATTGTGGACTCCACGAATGCGATCAACATTACCTGTCTGGACCATCGGATCAATGTTTCCAATCCGGATGATGAAATCGGAAAACTGTCAGTGGCGCTGAACTCGCTGATTAGCCGGCTGGAACGTGCTGTGAATGAAATCCGTCGTTTCACAGCGGATGCTTCACATGAAATCCGCACACCGATCGCAGCACTGCGATTGGAAGCCGAGTCGGTCCTGCGTTCCTCTCGTACTCCAGAAGAATACGCTCAGACGCTGGCTGTCGTGGTTGAGGAAACAACACGTCTGGGAAAACTGGCAGATCAACTGCTTAATCTTAGTCGTCATGATGCCGGAATCGTGCCCTGCAATCATGATCCCGTTCAACTGGACGCGCTCCTGCTGGATGTGGTCGATCAACTCAGACCATTTGCAGACGATCGTGGTGTGACCTTGAACTGTGAAGTTGAAGCGGCATGCGAAGTCCTCGGCGATGATATCAGCCTCAGCCAGGTGTTTTTCAACATTCTGGATAATGCCATTAAGTACACACACTGTGACGGACAGGTGACGGCTCGCCTGAATGTCTCAGGACAAATGGCTGTCATCGAAATCCAGGATTCGGGCATCGGAATTTCTGCCGACGACTTGCCGCATCTGTTCGATCGTTTTTTTCAGGTCGATCCATCGCGTCAATATTCAGGCGGGGGAGCCGGACTGGGCCTCTCAATTGCCAAAGCTGCCGTTTTGATGCACGAAGGCACCATTGAAATTCAAAGTCAGCCCGAACAAGGGACGACAGTGATGGTTCGTCTGCGATTATATACGAACGCTGATGAACCGAGTCCCACTCCCACAGACCAAATTATGGTGTGA
- a CDS encoding response regulator transcription factor: MPQILIVEDQTNLLRSIMRTLSESGFEPEAAETLGAATQKMSSRIDLVVLDLMLPDGSGLEWLKQLRATGNKIPVLILTARDSIEDRVSGLDMGADDYLVKPFALDELLARIRALLRRDAQANEREFSFGDLTVNLVSRIVRRGDRSISLQNRQLELLAYLISHANQIVTREMISRDVWKESTATWTNVIEVQINQLRKKIEKPGQTAILHTVRGQGYLLGDPP; encoded by the coding sequence ATGCCTCAGATACTTATCGTCGAAGATCAAACGAATCTCCTACGGAGTATTATGCGCACATTGAGCGAATCAGGATTTGAACCAGAAGCTGCAGAAACACTAGGCGCGGCAACACAAAAAATGTCTTCAAGAATTGACCTGGTCGTGTTGGATCTAATGCTGCCCGATGGGTCCGGCCTGGAATGGTTGAAGCAACTCCGCGCTACAGGGAACAAAATCCCCGTACTGATTTTAACAGCCCGTGATTCCATTGAAGATCGTGTTTCCGGACTCGATATGGGTGCTGATGATTATCTGGTCAAACCATTTGCCCTCGATGAACTGCTGGCACGCATTCGCGCATTGCTGCGTAGGGACGCACAAGCGAACGAGAGAGAATTCTCGTTCGGCGATCTCACGGTGAATCTGGTCTCGCGCATCGTTCGTCGGGGCGACAGGTCAATTTCCTTGCAGAACCGACAGCTGGAGTTACTGGCCTATCTGATTTCGCATGCCAATCAGATAGTGACGCGAGAGATGATCTCCCGCGACGTCTGGAAGGAATCGACGGCGACATGGACCAACGTGATCGAGGTTCAGATCAACCAGCTGCGCAAGAAGATTGAGAAACCCGGGCAGACCGCCATTCTGCATACCGTGCGCGGCCAGGGTTATCTGCTGGGAGATCCTCCATGA
- a CDS encoding efflux RND transporter periplasmic adaptor subunit: protein MKILKQTLALLGFCLILGLLFIIWDRDRKAQQKSTSTKTKHVEHHAKTTHPVNEADLNIIQLSPEAVKSLGVETQPVEIRSMPRTRPYGAEMVLPTGASVIVSAPLAGTLRHPHGDLFPQVGQRIKKDETLLELLPLLSPERSVLTPAERIRFAEAKAAVAQSQIDAEGILQQANVQKEAAQIELTRAQRLLQDNVGTRRAVDDAKAKVKLADKVLAAAKSRKKLVDSIKLDEDAGTLKPLAIHSPLSGIVRTTNVQPGQLIAAGLPLFEVMNDAVLWIKVPVYVGELDEIDMKRPARLTLLDGHLSNKDVLAKPVSLPPTAMPLSAAVDIYYEVPNDNHQFRPGQKVSAHLPLTGEASMKTVPWSALIYDIYGGQWVYEQVGERQYVRRRVEVGWVDHGRVALLRGPAVGAQIVTAGAAELSGTEFGFAK, encoded by the coding sequence ATGAAAATTCTAAAACAAACGTTGGCACTTCTGGGGTTTTGTCTCATTTTAGGGCTGCTATTCATCATCTGGGATCGCGATCGTAAAGCACAACAGAAAAGTACGTCGACAAAAACCAAACATGTAGAACACCATGCGAAGACCACTCACCCTGTGAATGAAGCGGATCTAAATATCATTCAACTCAGTCCCGAGGCAGTTAAAAGTCTGGGAGTGGAAACGCAGCCTGTGGAAATCCGCTCAATGCCTCGCACTAGGCCTTATGGCGCTGAAATGGTTTTGCCGACAGGTGCTTCGGTGATTGTTTCTGCCCCGCTCGCCGGAACACTGCGGCATCCACACGGCGATTTATTCCCACAGGTTGGCCAGCGTATTAAAAAGGATGAAACGTTACTGGAATTGTTGCCGTTGCTCTCGCCTGAGCGGTCCGTTTTAACCCCGGCTGAGCGGATTCGCTTCGCGGAAGCAAAAGCGGCGGTGGCACAATCTCAAATCGATGCAGAGGGGATACTTCAGCAGGCGAATGTGCAGAAGGAAGCGGCGCAAATCGAGTTGACGCGGGCACAGCGTCTGTTACAGGACAATGTAGGCACCCGACGTGCCGTTGACGATGCCAAAGCTAAAGTGAAACTGGCAGATAAAGTTCTGGCGGCAGCGAAGAGTCGCAAAAAACTGGTCGACAGCATTAAACTGGATGAAGATGCCGGCACGCTCAAGCCGCTCGCCATTCATTCTCCCCTGTCAGGCATCGTCCGTACCACAAACGTTCAACCGGGTCAGTTGATTGCCGCCGGGCTCCCGCTGTTTGAGGTGATGAATGATGCGGTCCTCTGGATCAAAGTTCCCGTTTATGTGGGGGAACTCGACGAAATTGATATGAAACGCCCCGCCCGCCTAACTCTGCTGGATGGTCACTTATCAAACAAAGATGTTCTGGCAAAACCGGTCTCACTTCCACCTACCGCGATGCCGCTTTCGGCTGCGGTTGACATCTATTACGAAGTTCCGAACGACAATCATCAATTTCGCCCCGGCCAGAAAGTTTCAGCCCACCTGCCGTTGACTGGCGAGGCTAGCATGAAGACCGTGCCGTGGTCGGCACTCATCTATGATATTTATGGGGGCCAATGGGTCTACGAACAAGTGGGAGAACGCCAGTACGTTCGACGCCGTGTCGAGGTCGGCTGGGTTGATCACGGACGAGTCGCTCTCTTACGCGGACCTGCGGTCGGTGCGCAGATAGTGACTGCCGGAGCGGCAGAACTTTCCGGAACCGAATTCGGCTTTGCGAAATAA